A region from the Bradyrhizobium erythrophlei genome encodes:
- the rpmI gene encoding 50S ribosomal protein L35, translating to MPKLKTKSGAKKRFKVTATGKVMHAQRGKRHGMIKRTKKQIRQLRGTRVLFKTDGDNIKKYFLPNA from the coding sequence ATGCCCAAGCTGAAGACCAAGTCAGGCGCTAAAAAGCGCTTCAAGGTGACTGCCACCGGCAAAGTGATGCACGCCCAGCGCGGCAAGCGCCACGGCATGATCAAGCGGACGAAGAAGCAGATTCGTCAGCTCCGCGGCACCCGTGTGCTGTTCAAGACCGACGGCGACAACATCAAGAAATATTTCTTGCCGAACGCCTGA
- the pheS gene encoding phenylalanine--tRNA ligase subunit alpha: MSDLANLESQILADIAAAGDEAALEAVRVAALGKKGSISALLSTLGKMSPDERKTEGAKINLAKDAVTQALTARRDILKSATLDARLKSETIDVTLPLREAPAEAGRIHPLSQVMDELTAIFADMGFAIAEGPDIETDDYNFTKLNFPEGHPAREMHDTFFFNPKPDGSRMLLRTHTSPVQVRTMLTQAPPIRVICPGRTYRIDSDATHTPQFHQVEGLVIDKGSHLGHLKWILHEFCRAFFEVDHINMRFRPSFFPFTEPSLEVDIQCRRDKGEIRFGEGEDWLEILGCGMVHPNVLRACNIDPDVYQGFAWGMGIDRIAMLKYGMSDLRQLFESDVRWLSHYGFKPLDVPTLAGGLSS, from the coding sequence ATGTCCGACCTCGCCAATCTCGAATCCCAGATCCTCGCAGACATCGCAGCCGCGGGCGATGAAGCCGCGCTGGAAGCGGTGCGTGTCGCGGCGCTCGGCAAGAAGGGTTCGATCTCGGCGCTGCTGTCGACGCTCGGCAAGATGTCGCCGGACGAACGCAAGACCGAAGGCGCGAAGATCAACCTCGCCAAGGATGCCGTGACGCAGGCGCTGACCGCGCGCCGCGACATCCTGAAATCGGCGACGCTCGATGCGCGGCTGAAGTCCGAAACCATCGACGTCACCCTGCCGCTGCGCGAGGCACCGGCGGAAGCGGGCCGGATTCATCCGCTCAGCCAGGTGATGGACGAACTCACCGCGATCTTCGCCGACATGGGATTTGCCATCGCCGAAGGTCCGGATATCGAGACCGACGACTACAATTTCACCAAGCTCAATTTCCCCGAAGGCCATCCGGCGCGGGAGATGCACGATACCTTCTTCTTCAATCCGAAACCCGACGGCTCTCGCATGCTGTTGCGCACGCATACGTCACCGGTGCAGGTCCGCACCATGCTGACCCAGGCGCCGCCGATCCGCGTGATCTGTCCGGGCCGCACCTACCGCATCGACTCCGACGCGACGCATACGCCGCAGTTCCATCAGGTCGAGGGCCTCGTCATCGACAAGGGCTCGCATCTCGGCCACCTCAAATGGATCCTGCACGAGTTCTGCAGGGCGTTCTTCGAGGTCGACCACATCAACATGCGGTTCCGGCCGTCGTTCTTTCCGTTCACCGAGCCCTCGCTCGAGGTCGACATCCAGTGCCGCCGCGACAAGGGCGAGATCCGCTTCGGCGAAGGCGAGGACTGGCTGGAGATTCTCGGCTGCGGCATGGTGCACCCGAACGTGCTGCGTGCCTGCAACATCGATCCCGACGTCTATCAGGGCTTTGCCTGGGGCATGGGCATCGACCGCATCGCGATGCTGAAATACGGCATGTCCGACCTGCGGCAATTGTTCGAGAGCGACGTCCGCTGGCTCAGCCATTACGGCTTCAAGCCGCTCGACGTCCCGACGCTGGCGGGAGGGCTGAGTTCGTGA
- the rplT gene encoding 50S ribosomal protein L20, producing MSRVKRGVTSHAKHKKVYKAAKGFYGRRKNTIRAAKAAVEKAGQYAFRDRKRKKRTFRALWIQRINAAVRPFGMTYSVFINGLSKSGITVDRKVLSDLAITEPAAFQAIAEKAKAALAA from the coding sequence ATGTCTCGCGTCAAACGCGGTGTGACCTCTCACGCCAAGCACAAGAAAGTCTACAAGGCCGCCAAGGGATTTTACGGCCGCCGCAAGAACACCATCCGCGCCGCCAAGGCCGCGGTCGAGAAGGCCGGGCAATACGCCTTCCGCGACCGCAAGCGCAAGAAGCGCACCTTCCGCGCGCTGTGGATCCAGCGCATCAACGCCGCGGTGCGCCCGTTCGGCATGACCTACAGCGTCTTCATCAACGGTCTGTCCAAGTCGGGGATCACGGTCGACCGCAAGGTGCTGTCGGATCTCGCCATCACCGAACCGGCGGCGTTCCAGGCGATCGCCGAAAAGGCCAAGGCCGCGCTGGCGGCGTAA
- a CDS encoding alpha/beta hydrolase, with protein MTSSAAAGQPPIFIEVGNGNAARPIAVRARKGAAPGLFWLGGFNSDMQGTKALALDAWAAEQNRACVRFDYSGHGESGGAFSDGTIGRWLEESVAVFEQFCSGPQVVIGSSMGGWIALLLAREIARRPQSRASLAGLVLIAPAPDFTEQLMWNGFSPEIKQEIETKGVWLRPSQYGEPYPITRALIEEGRNHLLLGSAIDVGCPVRILQGAQDPDVPWRHAFALAHRLPSDDVVLTMIQDGDHRLSRPQDIARILAAVAEIN; from the coding sequence ATGACCAGTTCCGCAGCAGCAGGGCAGCCGCCCATCTTTATCGAAGTAGGCAACGGCAACGCGGCGCGCCCTATCGCGGTGCGCGCCCGTAAAGGGGCCGCGCCGGGGCTGTTCTGGCTGGGCGGCTTCAATTCGGACATGCAGGGCACCAAGGCCCTGGCCTTGGACGCATGGGCCGCCGAGCAGAACCGCGCCTGCGTCCGGTTCGATTATTCCGGCCATGGCGAATCCGGCGGCGCGTTCAGCGACGGCACCATCGGGCGCTGGCTGGAGGAGAGCGTAGCGGTGTTCGAACAATTTTGCTCGGGTCCGCAAGTCGTGATCGGCTCGTCGATGGGCGGCTGGATCGCGCTGCTGCTGGCGCGTGAGATTGCGAGGCGTCCGCAAAGCCGTGCCTCGCTGGCCGGACTGGTGCTGATCGCGCCGGCGCCGGATTTCACCGAGCAATTGATGTGGAACGGCTTTTCGCCTGAGATCAAACAGGAGATCGAGACCAAGGGCGTGTGGCTGCGGCCGTCGCAATATGGCGAGCCCTATCCGATCACCCGCGCGCTGATCGAGGAGGGCCGCAACCATCTGCTGCTCGGCAGCGCCATCGATGTCGGCTGCCCGGTCCGCATCCTCCAGGGCGCGCAGGATCCGGACGTGCCGTGGCGGCATGCCTTCGCGCTGGCGCATCGGCTGCCGTCCGACGACGTGGTGCTGACCATGATCCAGGACGGCGATCACCGGCTGTCGCGGCCGCAGGACATCGCGCGGATCCTCGCGGCGGTGGCGGAAATCAACTGA
- a CDS encoding thioesterase family protein, with protein MTNLPFFTKDQDAFIPTDAARGPWDPNSLHGRVIIGLLAFAIEQRHGADDFVPARLTVDMFRLPTLAPIEVKTRLVRDGLRIKVVEADFFSGGVAMARASCQLLRKTENPQGNVWSPPNWEVPAPSDIPAPTDPRLGMNGKWTTRPITGAMGTVGPRRLWMSEVRDLVEGAALTPFVRVAVAADFASPFANAGDQGLGFINSDVTLYLYRLPVTEWIGFEVVNHHATSGVAIGECWLHDEQGAIGTSTVAALAQRNPMANPGQRDVMPPKP; from the coding sequence ATGACGAACCTGCCCTTCTTCACCAAAGACCAGGACGCCTTTATTCCGACCGATGCCGCGCGGGGCCCCTGGGATCCGAATTCGCTGCACGGCCGCGTCATCATCGGCCTGTTGGCGTTCGCGATCGAGCAGCGCCACGGCGCCGACGACTTCGTTCCGGCGCGGCTGACGGTGGATATGTTCCGACTGCCGACGCTGGCGCCGATCGAGGTCAAGACGCGGCTGGTCCGCGATGGCCTGCGCATCAAGGTGGTCGAGGCCGATTTTTTCTCGGGCGGCGTCGCCATGGCGCGCGCCTCCTGCCAGTTGCTGCGCAAGACCGAAAACCCGCAAGGCAATGTCTGGTCGCCGCCGAACTGGGAGGTGCCGGCGCCATCGGATATTCCCGCCCCCACCGATCCGCGGCTCGGCATGAACGGAAAATGGACCACGCGGCCGATAACAGGCGCGATGGGCACCGTCGGCCCGCGGCGGCTGTGGATGAGCGAGGTGCGGGACCTCGTCGAAGGCGCCGCCCTGACGCCGTTCGTGCGGGTCGCGGTGGCGGCGGATTTCGCCAGCCCCTTCGCCAATGCCGGAGATCAGGGCCTGGGCTTCATCAACAGCGACGTCACACTGTATCTGTATCGGCTGCCGGTGACGGAATGGATCGGCTTCGAGGTGGTGAACCATCACGCTACTAGCGGCGTCGCGATCGGCGAGTGCTGGCTCCATGACGAGCAGGGCGCGATCGGGACCTCGACCGTGGCCGCGCTGGCGCAGCGCAACCCGATGGCCAATCCAGGCCAGCGCGATGTGATGCCCCCGAAGCCGTAA
- a CDS encoding ASCH domain-containing protein, whose product MSAVPPKYQGLRSFAFGDGPELADALLDLVIKGVKTATCSTEDEPNTSTPGERWIVLDGRGEPACVIETTEVSYCRFGDVDAAFAHEEGEGDRSLAYWRDAHRRYFGRQGKFSEDMMLMCERFRLVEVFADHRVAS is encoded by the coding sequence GTGAGCGCGGTACCCCCGAAATATCAGGGCCTGCGCTCCTTCGCGTTCGGCGACGGTCCAGAACTTGCCGACGCGTTGCTCGACCTGGTGATAAAGGGCGTCAAGACCGCGACCTGCTCGACCGAGGACGAACCGAACACCTCGACGCCGGGCGAGCGCTGGATCGTGCTCGATGGTCGCGGCGAACCAGCTTGCGTGATCGAAACCACCGAGGTGAGCTATTGCCGTTTCGGCGACGTCGATGCGGCCTTTGCCCATGAAGAGGGCGAAGGCGACCGCAGCCTCGCCTACTGGCGCGATGCCCATCGCCGATATTTCGGACGACAGGGAAAGTTCAGCGAAGACATGATGCTGATGTGCGAGCGTTTTCGTCTGGTCGAGGTTTTCGCCGATCACAGGGTAGCATCATGA
- a CDS encoding nuclear transport factor 2 family protein produces the protein MNPSAMLRAFCDAVEQRNGRAFAELFTEDGVYHDVFYGTFAGRAKIAHMIDDWFYRTATDFRWDMHEPVSDGETLYARYTFSYRSLLPEARGPRAMFEGVAIMKLRDGRIEEYHEVANTATGFVDMNFAPERMAKIFARQGAALKARPEMKRHLE, from the coding sequence ATGAATCCGTCAGCCATGCTCCGCGCCTTCTGCGACGCCGTCGAACAGCGCAACGGCCGTGCATTCGCCGAGCTGTTCACGGAGGACGGCGTCTATCATGACGTGTTCTACGGCACGTTTGCCGGCCGCGCGAAAATCGCGCACATGATCGACGACTGGTTCTATCGCACCGCGACCGATTTTCGCTGGGACATGCATGAACCGGTCAGCGACGGCGAGACGCTCTATGCGCGTTACACCTTCAGCTATCGCTCATTGCTGCCCGAAGCCAGGGGGCCGCGGGCGATGTTCGAGGGCGTCGCCATCATGAAATTGCGCGACGGCAGGATCGAGGAGTATCACGAGGTCGCCAATACCGCGACCGGTTTTGTCGACATGAATTTCGCGCCGGAGCGCATGGCGAAGATTTTTGCCAGGCAGGGCGCAGCGCTAAAAGCGCGGCCGGAGATGAAGCGGCATTTGGAATAG
- the infC gene encoding translation initiation factor IF-3 produces MRRPNRAPPAATKDGPRTNDEIRNATIQLIDQNGTNHGTVETVAAIKMALEAGMDLVEISPNTAPPVCKIMDYGKFKYSAQKKAAEARKKQKVVEIKEIKLRPMIDDHDYEVKMRAMQRFFEEGDKVKITLRYRGREMAHQEIGTKLLDKVKADVAEYAKVEQDARFEGRQVVMVLAPR; encoded by the coding sequence ATTCGCCGTCCCAACAGAGCCCCGCCCGCTGCCACCAAAGACGGGCCGCGCACCAATGATGAAATCCGCAACGCCACGATTCAGCTGATCGATCAGAACGGCACGAACCACGGCACGGTCGAGACAGTCGCCGCCATCAAGATGGCCCTAGAGGCGGGAATGGATCTCGTGGAGATTTCGCCGAATACCGCTCCTCCCGTCTGCAAGATCATGGACTACGGGAAGTTCAAATATTCGGCGCAGAAGAAGGCCGCGGAAGCCCGCAAGAAACAGAAGGTCGTCGAGATCAAGGAGATCAAGCTCCGCCCGATGATCGACGATCACGACTACGAAGTGAAGATGCGCGCGATGCAGCGCTTCTTCGAGGAAGGCGACAAGGTCAAGATCACCCTGCGCTATCGCGGCCGCGAAATGGCGCATCAGGAAATCGGCACCAAGCTCCTGGACAAGGTCAAGGCCGACGTGGCCGAATACGCCAAGGTCGAGCAGGACGCCCGTTTTGAAGGCCGTCAGGTGGTGATGGTGCTGGCGCCGCGCTGA